One segment of Carya illinoinensis cultivar Pawnee chromosome 1, C.illinoinensisPawnee_v1, whole genome shotgun sequence DNA contains the following:
- the LOC122277380 gene encoding cellulose synthase-like protein G2 produces the protein MDSLPLHVCHVHKLSILLNRAYSLVHSTALAFLIYYRVSFIFQDLNTRATPGLVPWLLVFASELLLSFIWLLGQAFRWRPVTRTVFPEKLPEDDKLPAIDVFICTTDPDKEPTVEVMNTVLSAMALDYPPEKLNVYLSDDCGSPRTLHGMREAWRFARYWLPFCRRYGIKIRGSEPYFSALSGDGSFGSSEFTTERQKIKERYEMMKDSITKARERGGQGHSRSSTAGDHPSVIEVMQDESDGTLDVLAADKTKMPLLVYVSREKRPSHPHHFKAGALNVLQRVSSVISNSPYILALDCDMYCSDPTSARQAMCFHLDPNIPPSLAFVQFPQRFHNISMSDVYDSQLRTLFSIPWQGLDGLQGPVLSGTGFYIKRVSLYGSTINIADMDLEELKQSFGSSNELIKSVRRIYESNLMDDQDGLQKVTQLLASCSYETDTKWGKEVGFLYDSVVEDYFTGFRLHCNGWTSVYCDTSRPQFLGSGTTNLNDVLIQGTRWSSGLIDVGFSKFCPLIYGPTRISILGSMCYGELAFFPLYCLPLWCFATIPQLCLLNGIPLYPKVSSSFFVIFVFIFVSALSKHLYEVLLTGGSFQTMKNEQRIWMIKSVTCYLYGSLDAIMKKMGLREASFFPTNKAADEEQVKLYQMGKFNFDASNIFLFPMVAIIILNMVAFVGGLLRIMFVGDWDKILVQVFISCYILIMNFPLIEGMIKRKDKGRVQPSVTLLSVIVSIIFSFLGSIIISIVW, from the exons atggattCCCTCCCTCTCCATGTCTGTCATGTCCACAAACTATCGATTCTCCTGAACAGAGCATACTCACTTGTCCACTCCACGGCTTTGGCTTTCTTGATTTACTACAGAGTCTCTTTTATCTTCCAAGATCTTAACACCAGAGCCACGCCAGGGCTAGTACCATGGCTTCTTGTGTTCGCTTCTGAACTTCTCCTCTCTTTTATATGGCTCCTCGGCCAAGCTTTTAGATGGCGTCCCGTTACTCGGACAGTCTTTCCAGAAAAATTACCGGAGGACGATAAGCTCCCTGCCATTGACGTGTTCATATGCACCACAGATCCAGATAAAGAACCAACTGTGGAGGTGATGAACACTGTGTTATCAGCCATGGCGCTGGACTACCCGCCCGAGAAGCTTAATGTGTATCTTTCAGATGATTGTGGGTCTCCTCGGACTTTGCATGGTATGAGGGAAGCTTGGAGGTTTGCAAGGTACTGGCTTCCTTTTTGTAGGAGGTATGGAATCAAGATCAGGGGTTCAGAGCCTTATTTCTCGGCTCTATCGGGTGATGGAAGTTTCGGGAGTTCTGAGTTCACGACAGAGCGCCAGAAAATTAAG GAAAGGTACGAGATGATGAAGGACTCTATAACAAAGGCAAGAGAAAGAGGCGGGCAAGGCCATAGTAGGAGCAGTACTGCTGGAGATCACCCTTCTGTCATTGAA GTGATGCAAGATGAGTCTGATGGCACACTTGATGTGCTAGCAGCTGACAAAACCAAGATGCCTCTCCTCGTCTACGTTTCTCGTGAGAAAAGGCCTTCTCATCCCCACCATTTTAAGGCTGGAGCTCTCAACGTCCTT CAAAGGGTGTCAAGTGTGATAAGCAATTCGCCCTACATACTAGCGCTGGATTGTGACATGTACTGCAGTGACCCGACTTCAGCAAGGCAAGCAATGTGTTTCCATCTTGATCCTAACATCCCACCCTCGCTCGCTTTTGTTCAATTCCCTCAGAGATTCCACAACATCAGCATGAGCGACGTCTATGACAGTCAGCTGAGAACACTGTTTTCG ATACCATGGCAAGGCCTAGACGGGCTTCAGGGACCTGTGTTGTCCGGTACGGGCTTTTATATCAAGCGGGTTTCGTTATATGGAAGTACCATAAATATTGCAG ACATGGATCTCGAGGAACTTAAACAGTCATTTGGTTCATCCAATGAATTAATCAAATCCGTTCGCCGAATCTACGAGTCAAATTTGATGGACGATCAGGATGGTTTGCAAAAAGTGACTCAATTATTGGCCTCCTGTTCGTATGAAACCGACACCAAATGGGGAAAAGAG GTTGGTTTCTTGTACGATTCTGTGGTGGAAGATTACTTTACAGGGTTCAGGTTACATTGCAATGGTTGGACTTCCGTTTattgtgatacatcgaggccaCAATTCTTGGGAAGTGGTACCACGAATTTGAATGACGTCTTAATTCAAGGGACCAGATGGAGCTCCGGGTTGATAGATGTCGGTTTCTCAAAGTTCTGCCCTCTTATATATGGACCAACCAGAATCTCCATTCTTGGGAGCATGTGCTATGGAGAACTTGCATTTTTCCCTCTTTATTGCTTGCCATTATGGTGTTTTGCCACTATTCCTCAGCTCTGTCTTCTCAATGGAATTCCCTTGTACCCTAAG GTCTCAAGCtccttttttgttattttcgtGTTCATATTTGTATCGGCCCTTTCTAAACATTTATATGAGGTCCTATTAACCGGAGGGTCATTCCAAACCAtgaaaaatgaacaaagaatATGGATGATCAAGTCAGTGACATGTTACTTGTATGGAAGCTTAGATGCTATTATGAAGAAGATGGGTTTGAGGGAAGCGAGTTTCTTTCCAACCAACAAAGCTGCAGACGAAGAACAAGTGAAGCTTTACCAAATGGGAAAGTTCAATTTTGATGCgtcaaacatttttctttttcctatggttgctataataattttaaacatGGTTGCCTTCGTTGGTGGACTTCTCCGAATCATGTTTGTCGGCGATTGGGACAAGATACTTGtgcaagttttcatctcatgcTATATCTTAATCATGAATTTCCCACTAATCGAGGGGATGATTAAAAGGAAGGACAAGGGACGTGTTCAACCATCGGTCACTCTATTGTCTGTTATTGTatcaattattttctcctttttaGGATCTATTATTATCTCAATTGTTTGGTGA